A single window of Nicotiana tomentosiformis chromosome 1, ASM39032v3, whole genome shotgun sequence DNA harbors:
- the LOC117278649 gene encoding uncharacterized protein — MAEDSELWDVICDRPFVFMKTISESAAIVPKTRKEYNDVDRKAIEKNFRANNILICGIGPNEYNRISACQSDNEIWEALQTTHEGTTQVKHSKINMLTNEYELSG, encoded by the coding sequence atggctgaagattcagaGCTATGGGATGTTATCTGCGATCGGCCCTTCGTCTTTATGAAGACCATTAGCGAATCAGCAGCGATAGTTCCCAAGACAAGGAAGGAGTACAATGATGTTGACCGTAAAGCTATAGAGAAGAACTTCCGAGCAAATAATATCCTCATCTGTGGTATTGGACCAAACGAATACAACAGGATCTCTGCCTGTCAATCAGACAATGAGATCTGGGAAGCTCTACAAACAACACACGAAGGAACAACTCAAGTCAAGCATTCGAAGATTAACATGCTCACCAATGAGTATGAACTTTCAGGATGA